The following is a genomic window from Staphylococcus saccharolyticus.
ATGGACTTTCCTTTCGAGTTTTATCAAATCTGATGATTTCCGCACCGGAAGTTTGTTGATATTCATCATATATAGGACGAACAATCATATCACCTTTCCTAATAACATAAATTGTTTCAATTAAATTAGTCATTAAAAAACCTCACTTTATTCAATTATAAATTAATGCCATTATTTTCTTTTAAAAATAATAACTTAATTTTATCTAGCTCATAAGCAAAGTCAAGTTCTACTTTTATTTTCTTTTTACACATATTTATTTATAAATGTCAGAATATTCATTGATTTCAAAAATTAAAATCTGTATAATACCTATATATCATAAATACGAAAGGTCGTGGTTTTTATGAATCACACTAACGTTAAATATACTACGCTGAGAGACTTTGTAACCACAGTGAATGATTTTGGTGTAGAATTAGTTATTGATGAGGCGTTAAGAAATGCTAGGAAGGCAAAACTTAAAGTTTTAATTGATGAAGCGCTTGTTAATAAGAATAAAGAGGATTTTATGCAACTCACAAACGAATATAAGAAATTGGAAGCATTTTTAAGTGAATAAATTAGACTCGTGTCACTCATTATAAGAGGTCTATTCCCTACTTTAAACGAAGTTGAGAATAGACCTCTATTATTTTTATTTAAGACATTAATCTTATTATTTCATATTTATTTATATCACCAAAATAATGATAAAAGTCATAGTCTCTGAGTGATTCTTCTATATGCTCAAAGTCATGTAAGCACCCTCTAATGCATGCTCTAATTCTGTTACATCACCCTCGCCAAAGAAATCACCAAATATTTTAGCATGTTCAATTCGTCCCTTTTTAACATCTAACTTTATTTGAACAAAACCTTTATCAAATTTTTCTTCACGCTCAAAATTATATTTAGGATTATTACCGTAATTCCATTCCCACGTACGATATTTTTCATTACTTAATTTTTCGATTTTATTCCAATCGTCATCACTTAATACATACTCTTCAACCTTATTTTTCCCAAAGATAGATTTTAAAATAATTTGCTTAAATTCGTTAATATCAATAGGTTCATCTAAAAATTCATCAATATTAGCGACACGTTTTCTGACTGATTTTACACCTTTAGACTTTATTTTCTCTGTATTTACTTTTAAAGCGTTTTGTACTTCATCTAAATCACAATTTAGCATTAATGTACCATGACTAAAAATTCTATTTTTTACTTTGACCATCGCATTTCCAGATATTTTAGCCTCACCAACTTGAATATCATTTCGGCCGATCATTACAGCATTTACTCCGAGTGATTGTAATGCCAGTACAATAGGCATAGTAAATTTTTTAAAGTTGTGAAAACTATTACCATCATCATCAGTGATAAAACTAAAATTTAAATTTCCTGTATCGTGATATACAGCTCCACCACCAGAAATACGTCTAACAACGTCAATTTAATGGGCATCAATATAAGCTTTATTGACTTCTTCAATTGTATTTTGATTTTTCCCAACAATAATAGAGGGTCTATTGATATAGAATAGAAAATAACTTTCTTCAGCAAGAAGATTTTTAAGAACATATTCTTCCATAGCCAAATTGAGCGTTGGATCAGTAACATTATTATTACTAATAAACTTCATAACATTCTCTCCTTAAGTAAAGTCTCTCTATATGCCCTTAACCTAGTTATTAACGATTTATATTAAAATTTCCAATTATGTCTTACTTTTCATATTTGTATATAAGATTCAAGTTTTTTTAAAGATATTAGTTTATTTGTAAAGTAAATTTTAGTACAATATGATCTAGCTATGATTTAAGGGAGGACTCGTAATGACTGTTGCAGAAGTAGGTAATATTGTAGAATTTTATGACGGTTTAAGAGGCCGTGTTGAAAAAATTAATGACAACTCTGTTATAGTAGACTTGACAATTATGGAAAACTTCAATGAATTAGATTTACCAGAGAAAACTGTCATTAATCATAAGCGATATAAAATCGTTGATCAAGAAGGTTAATTATAATGAAAAATGTTTCTAAAGCTTTAATTTGGTTTGTTATAAGTTTCATAGTCTTTCACGCTATATTAATTGTGATGTGGGGTGAACACCAAGAGTACTGGTATTTATATACTGGCATTATGCTAATAGCTGGAATAAGTTATGTTTTTTATCAAAGAGACATTGCATCTAAACGATTATTAACTTCAATTGGAATTGGTATAATTACAAGTATTGTACTTATTGTTGTACAGCTTATATTTGCACTTATTTCATCTGATTTATCGTACGCACCATTAATCAAAGAACTATCTAGAACGGGTGTTTATTTTAAATGGCAAATGCTCGTCACATTATTATTCGTGATTCCATGTCACGAACTATATATGAGAACTGTTTTACAAAAGGAATTAATTAAATTTAATTTGCCCAAATGGGTTAACATTTTGATTGTGGCTATTTGTTCAAGCTCATTATTTATTTACTTAGATAATTGGTGGATTGTATTATTTATTTTTATAGCTCAATTTATTTTATCTCTAAGCTATGAATACACTAGACGTATTGCTACCACTACAATTGCTCAAATCGTAGCCATCATATTACTATTAATTTTCCATGGATAAAAAGCATTTCTTAGCCTCGTTAAATAGATGAGCTAAGAAATGCTTTTTTGTTGAAGTAAAAACAATAAATACAACGTTAACATATTATGAAGAGTAAATTAATAATTTACTCTGAAGTTATGATCTACTTCTATATCATAAATGTTATCTTTTAAATTTTTTCTAATCAGTACACCCATTGTTTCACTATGGGTTTCATGTATTGTTGCATCATGTAAATAGTCTTTATAATTTCTATAACAATAATCTGTCATTGTAATACGATACATTTGGTCCATATCTAAATCATCAATTTGTACTCTATTGAAGGGTTCTTTTGTCATATCAACAGTATATTTAAAACCTTGCCAAATTGTAAATAATGTTTCATCAATAATTGTTAAACTTAATTTTTCATTATTAAATTCTATATACGCATAACTATATTCAAGAATATCTTTAATGTTTTGACCTTTAACAGTTAAATCTACCGGTCTATCGGGATGTGGATACGCCTCATATAAATCCCTATTTTTTATCATATGATTTAATCCATTCTCCCCATTCTTAGATATATGAACGCAAGAAATACTATAATTATAAGCTACTCTTATAGCATCATGTAACAATTGAGTAAAAGGATGAGGATTACAAATAAGTTCTTCGATTCCATTCACAACTAAATTGAAGTTTTTATTTGAAATTATCTCATCTGCCCAATGTTCACGTTTTACGATCATAATACGTTTCTTTTAATAGCAAATCATCTTCATTATAATCGTTTAAATCGATAACTTTAGAATCAATATTTTCTATCTCATAAGAATTCGTTCGTTTTTTAAAATGAATAGATAGATGAACAAGTTCTTCAGCATTTTGGCCAGCTTGTACATATACTGTTTCGTGATCTTTTCCAACTATAGTTTGATGTTGATGAGCTGTAATAATTAAATCAATCATGCCAAGTTCTTCCATTATTTTCTCTGCTTCATTTACATTTTCTTCAATTTTCTGGTTGGATTTACTAATTTTATTTAATCCACCATGATAAATAACTATAAGAAAGTCAGGCTCTTCTACTTCATGAATATATCTTACCCATCTTTTTGCAGAAACTAACGTTTTCTCAATACTGACATCCTCTTCCATTTCAGCATATTCATTTTTCATCAATCCGTCAGCTGTTAATCCAACAATTGCAATTTTTAAATCATTGTATTTCTTAATCGTATAAGGCGTGGAAAAGTATGGTTCACGCGTAACTGTATATTCAATATTAGCTGATAACCAAGGAACCCGAGCTAAAGCTACTGAACGTGTTAAAAAGGATAAACCAAACTTAAACTCATTAGGGCTGATACCACTTGCATCATATTGCATCGCATTCATCAATTTGATCATAGGATGTCGTTTATAAGGTGCCACGATAGCGTAGTAAAAAGCGGCAAGTGAACCTGCTAAACTTCCTCCACTATCTAGTAATATCACATGGTCATTTTGGCTACGAG
Proteins encoded in this region:
- a CDS encoding IDEAL domain-containing protein, giving the protein MNHTNVKYTTLRDFVTTVNDFGVELVIDEALRNARKAKLKVLIDEALVNKNKEDFMQLTNEYKKLEAFLSE
- a CDS encoding CPBP family glutamic-type intramembrane protease; translation: MKNVSKALIWFVISFIVFHAILIVMWGEHQEYWYLYTGIMLIAGISYVFYQRDIASKRLLTSIGIGIITSIVLIVVQLIFALISSDLSYAPLIKELSRTGVYFKWQMLVTLLFVIPCHELYMRTVLQKELIKFNLPKWVNILIVAICSSSLFIYLDNWWIVLFIFIAQFILSLSYEYTRRIATTTIAQIVAIILLLIFHG
- a CDS encoding YkvS family protein; its protein translation is MTVAEVGNIVEFYDGLRGRVEKINDNSVIVDLTIMENFNELDLPEKTVINHKRYKIVDQEG